One genomic segment of Methanothermobacter wolfeii includes these proteins:
- a CDS encoding cobaltochelatase subunit CobN, producing the protein MDIRGDERIGRELPGILRGMDRTVISLVWGSNHILSITSMGKLDLREILERAPQGIDRQVRRRDAESIIRIHGSDDIREDLENWFRIMDYYAGGDPENLRNMLLFILNRYTDLEIPYDEPMEVPSYGLYLPFRGFYTDLESYRRASGFDPDLPTVGMLFYSGMHFDDTRPLVEELYARLHGRVNCTAVFSDVENNLRAIKEYMDDVDIFINMQYFQLNGGPLGGDPAETRKILSGINAPYLICLRGYETDLDEWEAELPGLNPMEIILGITLPELDGGFEPLFTAGMRTMKDEDLGEVRLVEVLPERMDRFAARILNWLKLREKENNEKRIGIIIYDYPPGEANLGNAGYLDVLKSLEIFLKELKDRGYRVRIPERPLKEILMDEGIMNSPVYIESGGMRLPLDEYMRWFRTLPEGIQEDVREHWGEPPGEIMVNDEGIIIPILELGSVYIALQPSRGVQEAEAYHRRDIPPHHQYLAFYAYLQRNIDAVVHFGMHGTLEFLPGKETGLGPECYPDILIGELPNIYYYWAGNTSESTIARRRSYALPVSHASPPMRPSGLYGDYLRLEELIEEWCDGSDEAEKLILERASELNLPADVAGIEREIYRMRRRLIPGGLHVMNREWTEDELVSYLMGVLRFDREHPSIHSIIAERMGLDYAEVKDTSRARLIEDEAESIIRKIIRGEETELPEDYREWVMSICSRCNFTGEAEAIMRALSGEYVRPSRGGDPVKDPETYPTGYSMYAFDPMKIPTAAAESRGRRAARLLLEDYFSEHGRYPETVALVLWGFETLKTGGDTVSMILELLGVRLDSRYGPWARNLDVIPLEELGHPRVDVLINICGIFRDTLGNQIEIINRAITEVSKLDEDPEDNYVLKHIMEDGSNTPPARIFGPAPSEYASSLPDMIGTGSWESEEELALEYIDDMCHAYLPSGVSEAGEDFRRNLRRVDVVAQERDNVEYEVTDLDHYYEFMGGLTASVRNLGGSCSVRVLDSTEDEIYLEGLEEVIGRAARTRLLNPAWLEGMLAHDHHGAKNVKDRVEHLLGFSATTGSVENWVYDDVADTLLLDPEMMRRLSENNPFATMRMGEILLETYERGYWDASEERIQRIREMILKLEYELE; encoded by the coding sequence GTGGATATAAGGGGTGATGAGAGGATAGGAAGGGAACTTCCAGGGATACTCAGGGGCATGGACAGGACCGTTATAAGCCTTGTCTGGGGCAGCAACCATATCCTCTCCATCACATCAATGGGCAAACTTGATCTTAGAGAAATCCTTGAAAGGGCCCCCCAGGGAATCGACCGGCAGGTAAGGAGGAGGGACGCTGAAAGCATCATTAGAATCCATGGCTCGGATGATATAAGGGAGGACCTTGAGAACTGGTTCAGGATCATGGACTACTATGCTGGAGGCGACCCTGAAAACCTCAGGAACATGCTGCTCTTCATACTCAACAGGTACACGGACCTTGAAATCCCCTACGATGAACCCATGGAGGTACCCTCGTATGGGCTCTACCTCCCCTTCAGGGGATTCTATACCGATCTTGAATCCTACAGGAGGGCTTCGGGCTTCGACCCGGACCTCCCAACGGTGGGTATGCTCTTCTACTCAGGGATGCACTTTGATGATACAAGGCCCCTTGTGGAGGAACTCTACGCAAGGCTCCATGGAAGGGTGAACTGCACCGCGGTCTTCTCAGACGTTGAGAACAACCTCAGAGCAATAAAGGAATACATGGATGACGTGGACATCTTCATAAACATGCAGTACTTCCAGCTAAACGGCGGACCACTAGGCGGTGACCCTGCAGAGACCAGGAAGATCCTCTCAGGGATAAACGCACCCTACCTGATATGCCTCAGGGGCTATGAAACAGACCTTGATGAATGGGAGGCTGAACTCCCTGGCCTGAACCCAATGGAGATAATCCTTGGAATCACCCTCCCAGAACTTGACGGCGGCTTCGAACCCCTCTTCACTGCAGGGATGAGGACCATGAAGGATGAGGACCTCGGTGAGGTGCGCCTGGTGGAGGTCCTCCCTGAAAGAATGGACAGATTCGCTGCAAGGATCCTTAACTGGCTGAAGCTAAGGGAGAAGGAGAACAATGAGAAGCGAATCGGCATAATAATCTACGACTACCCTCCAGGCGAGGCAAACCTTGGAAACGCAGGCTACCTTGACGTTCTGAAAAGCCTTGAAATATTCCTCAAGGAACTGAAGGATAGGGGCTACAGGGTCAGGATCCCGGAAAGGCCGCTGAAAGAGATCCTCATGGATGAGGGAATTATGAACAGTCCAGTGTACATTGAAAGCGGAGGGATGCGCCTCCCTCTGGATGAGTACATGAGATGGTTCAGGACCCTCCCCGAGGGCATCCAGGAGGATGTCAGGGAACACTGGGGCGAACCACCAGGTGAAATCATGGTGAACGATGAGGGGATAATAATACCCATCCTTGAACTGGGATCGGTCTACATAGCCCTACAGCCATCAAGGGGTGTTCAGGAGGCTGAAGCCTACCATAGGAGGGACATCCCACCCCACCATCAGTACCTCGCATTCTACGCCTACCTTCAGAGGAACATTGACGCTGTGGTCCACTTCGGAATGCACGGCACCCTGGAGTTTCTCCCTGGAAAGGAAACAGGTCTGGGCCCTGAATGCTACCCCGACATCCTGATAGGCGAACTCCCAAACATCTACTACTACTGGGCGGGTAACACCTCCGAGTCAACCATAGCAAGGCGGAGATCCTACGCCCTCCCTGTCTCCCATGCATCACCACCAATGAGGCCATCAGGGCTCTATGGGGACTACCTGAGACTCGAAGAACTCATAGAGGAGTGGTGTGACGGCTCAGATGAGGCAGAGAAGCTCATACTTGAAAGGGCATCCGAACTCAACCTCCCGGCTGACGTGGCCGGGATTGAAAGGGAGATCTACCGTATGAGGAGGCGCCTCATACCCGGAGGCCTCCATGTCATGAACCGTGAATGGACAGAGGACGAACTGGTAAGCTACCTCATGGGCGTCCTGAGATTCGACCGTGAACACCCCTCAATCCATTCAATAATAGCTGAGAGGATGGGACTGGACTACGCTGAGGTGAAGGACACATCCAGGGCCCGGCTTATAGAGGATGAGGCTGAGTCTATAATCAGGAAGATAATACGCGGTGAAGAGACTGAGCTCCCTGAGGATTACAGGGAATGGGTTATGAGCATCTGCAGCCGATGCAACTTCACAGGGGAGGCTGAGGCCATAATGAGAGCCCTTTCAGGTGAATACGTAAGGCCCTCACGAGGCGGTGACCCTGTAAAGGACCCTGAGACCTACCCGACAGGGTATTCGATGTACGCCTTCGACCCCATGAAGATACCCACCGCCGCTGCGGAATCAAGGGGGAGGAGGGCGGCGCGGCTGCTGCTGGAGGATTACTTCAGTGAGCACGGCAGATACCCTGAAACGGTTGCGCTTGTACTATGGGGATTCGAAACCCTTAAGACCGGCGGTGACACGGTTTCAATGATCCTTGAACTCCTCGGGGTCCGATTGGACAGCAGGTACGGTCCATGGGCCAGGAACCTGGACGTCATCCCCCTGGAGGAGCTTGGACATCCAAGGGTGGATGTCCTGATCAACATCTGCGGAATATTCAGGGACACCCTCGGAAACCAGATAGAGATCATTAACAGGGCCATCACGGAGGTTTCAAAACTTGATGAGGACCCTGAAGACAACTATGTCCTGAAGCACATCATGGAGGACGGCTCCAACACACCACCGGCAAGGATATTTGGACCGGCACCCTCAGAATACGCCAGCAGCCTCCCGGACATGATCGGGACCGGTTCATGGGAGTCGGAGGAGGAACTTGCCCTTGAATACATTGATGACATGTGCCATGCGTACCTGCCCTCAGGGGTTTCTGAGGCCGGGGAGGACTTCAGAAGGAACCTCAGGAGGGTTGATGTTGTTGCCCAGGAGAGGGATAACGTGGAGTATGAGGTGACGGACCTGGACCATTACTACGAGTTCATGGGGGGCCTCACGGCATCTGTAAGGAACCTTGGGGGGTCATGCAGTGTCAGGGTTCTTGATTCAACAGAGGATGAAATCTACCTTGAAGGACTCGAGGAGGTTATAGGTAGAGCTGCAAGGACACGCCTCCTGAACCCTGCCTGGCTTGAGGGGATGCTCGCCCATGACCATCACGGTGCAAAGAATGTTAAGGACCGTGTGGAGCACCTCCTTGGTTTCTCGGCGACCACGGGGAGTGTTGAGAACTGGGTCTATGATGATGTGGCAGACACCCTCCTCCTTGACCCTGAGATGATGAGGAGGCTCTCTGAGAACAACCCCTTTGCAACCATGAGGATGGGTGAGATACTCCTTGAAACATATGAGAGGGGATACTGGGACGCTTCAGAGGAGAGGATCCAGAGGATAAGGGAGATGATCCTGAAGCTGGAATATGAACTTGAATAG